A single region of the Silene latifolia isolate original U9 population chromosome 8, ASM4854445v1, whole genome shotgun sequence genome encodes:
- the LOC141594876 gene encoding uncharacterized protein LOC141594876 → MTKIGGDGKSQKGGRSGDDMIPLSSPLYLHPSYSPSLKLTHKIFNGENYDLWADAVRNGLDVKNKLGFVEGTVKKPEGTEADNYEVMAWRQCNAMIKAWLRAVIDDKLLPSIAFSGTVYEIWKELKDRYAAATYCRVPTCTCGAATEFFKEKEEEKVHQFIMGLNTALYDNLRSNLLMDDDLTSLNRVYGLVLREERHKAVTRVREEPTVEVAMSARTGGGRGIDASAAQTEHKDYEPPRCTHCKKWYHTVDNCRERLGLSGRGRGMGRRGGRGGGRGGREPGSNKEVVNAATTSEGESSKKDFTNEEIKQLRNLLSI, encoded by the exons atGACAAAAATTGGAGGAGACGGTAAGAGTCAGAAGGGAGGACGCAGTGGTGACGATATGATCCCTCTGTCCTCTCCGTTATACTTACATCCTTCATATAGTCCGAGTCTGAAATTGACTCACAAAATTTTCAACGGAGAGAATTACGATCTATGGGCTGACGCGGTAAGGAATGGGCTTGACGTGAAGAACAAGTTAGGCTTTGTTGAAGGAACCGTGAAGAAACCTGAAGGAACGGAAGCAGATAATTATGAAGTGATGGCGTGGCGTCAATGTAACGCTATGATTAAGGCTTGGTTGCGAGCCGTGATTGATGACAAATTACTTCCTAGCATTGCTTTCTCCGGCACCGTATATGAGATATGGAAGGAGCTCAAGGACCGGTATGCTGCGG CCACCTATTGTCGTGTCCCTACTTGTACTTGTGGCGCCGCTACTGAGTTTTTCAAAGAAAAAGAGGAGGAGAAGGTACACCAATTCATTATGGGACTCAACACTGCCTTATACGACAATTTGCGTTCCAACTTATTAATGGATGATGACCTGACTTCCCTCAATCGTGTGTATGGGCTAGTTCTGCGAGAAGAGCGCCACAAGGCTGTGACCCGTGTCCGTGAAGAACCAACGGTTGAAGTTGCAATGAGTGCTCGTACAGGAGGAGGGCGAGGTATTGACGCCTCTGCTGCTCAAACAGAGCACAAAGATTACGAACCACCGAGGTGTACCCACTGCAAAAAATGGTATCACACGGTGGATAATTGTCGGGAAAGGCTCGGGCTCAGTGGTCGAGGACGAGGCATGGGCAGGCGCGGAGGACGTGGAGGAGGCCGCGGTGGAAGAGAACCTGGAAGTAACAAGGAAGTGGTAAATGCTGCCACTACCAGCGAAGGAGAGTCCTCCAAGAAGGATTTTACGAATGAAGAAATTAAGCAATTAAGAAATTTGCTTAGCATTTAG